The proteins below are encoded in one region of Paramisgurnus dabryanus chromosome 2, PD_genome_1.1, whole genome shotgun sequence:
- the LOC135743683 gene encoding uncharacterized protein — protein MTVAPTTMTTAPTSTTASPTTTTAAPTTTTVAATTTTVAPTTTTAAPTTTTAAPTTTTTTPTPTTAAATSTTAAPTTMTSAPTTTTVAPTTTTAAPKPTTAAQTSNTAASTTTTAAPTSTTAEPTTTTALPTTTTTPTSSTPAAPRTTTAAPTTTTTAPTSTTAAPTSTTAASTTTTASPTTTAAVPTSTTAAPTTTTMAPTTSTALPATTTSAATTTNTTTAAPTTTTAATTTTTSAAPTTTTVAPTTTTAAPTTTTAAPTTTTGATTTTTAAPTTTTAAPTTTTAAPTTTTAAPTTTTAATTTTTAAPTTTTAVPTSTKAAPRTTTAAPTTTTTPRSSTPAAPTTTTAAPTTTTSTTTTTTAAPTTTTVAPTITTAASITTTAAPTSTKAAPRTTTAAPTTTTAATTTTTAAPTTTTAVPTSTKAAPRTTTAAPTTTTTPRSSTPAAPTTTTAAPTTTTATTTTPTAAPTTTTVAPTITTAASITITAVPTSTTAAPRTTTAAPTTTTAAPTKTTAAPTTTTAAPTTTTAAPTTTTAATTTTTAAPTTTTAVPTSTKAAPRTTTAAPTTTTTPISSTPAAPTTTTAAPTTTTATTTTTTAAPTTTTVTPTSTTAASITTTAVPTSTKAAPRTTTAAPTTTTTPTSSTPAAPTSTTAAPRTTTAAQTTTTAAPTKTTAAPTTTPAAPTTTPAAPTTTTASPTTTTAAPRTTTAEPASTTAAQKTTTAAPTTTTASPTTTTTTATPTTTTVSPTTTAAVPTSTTAAPTTTTAAPTTTTAAPTTTTAAPTTTTAAPTTTTAAPTTATAAPTTTTAAPTTTTALHQKPRQLHQQLQQLHQQALHLHQQPQILHQLPLQLHQQPLHLHQQP, from the exons AtgactgttgcaccaacaaccatgactactgcaccaacaaGCACAACAGcttcaccaacaaccacgacagctgcaccaacaaccacgactgttgCAGCAACAACAAcgactgttgcaccaacaaccacgactgctgcaccaacaactacgacagctgcaccaacaaccacgacaactACACCAACACCCACTACAGCTGCAGCAACATcaactacagctgcaccaacaaccatgacatcTGCACCAACAACAACGACTGtcgcaccaacaaccacgactgctgcaccaaAACCCACGACTGCAGCACAAACATCCAAtacagctgcatcaacaaccacaactgctgcaccaacatcgACTACAGctgaaccaacaaccacaacagctttaccaacaaccacgactactCCAACATCATCTACTCCAGCTGCACCAagaaccacaacagctgcaccaacaaccacgactactgctccaacatctactacagctgcaccaacatctactacagctgcatcaacaaccacgacagcttcACCAACAACCACTGCAGCTGTaccaacatctactacagctgcaccaacaaccacaactatgGCACCAACAACCTCGACAGCTTTACCAGCAACCACTACATCTGCAGCAACCACAACGAATACT acaactgctgcaccaacaaccacaacagctgcaacaacaacaaccacatctgctgcaccaacaaccacaacagttgcaccaacaaccacaacagctgcaccaacaaccacaactgctgcaccaacaaccacaacaggtgcaacaacaaccacaactgctgcaccaacaaccacaacagctgcaccaacaaccacaacagctgcaccaacaaccacaactgctgcaccaacaaccacaacagctgcaacaacaaccacaactgctgcaccaacaaccactacagctgtaCCAACATCTACGAAAGCTGCACCAagaaccacaacagctgcaccaacaaccacgactactCCAAGATCATCTACTCCggctgcaccaacaactactacagctgcaccaacaaccacaacatctacaacaacaaccacaactgctgcaccaacaaccacaacagttgcaccaacaatcACAACAGCTGCATCAATcactactacagctgcaccaacatctacgAAAGCTGCACCAagaaccacaacagctgcaccaacaaccacaacagctgcaacaacaaccacaactgctgcaccaacaaccactacagctgtaCCAACATCTACGAAAGCTGCACCAagaaccacaacagctgcaccaacaaccacgactactCCAAGATCATCTACTCCggctgcaccaacaactactacagctgcaccaacaaccacaacagctacAACAACAACCccaactgctgcaccaacaaccacaacagttgcaccaacaatcACAACAGCTGCATCAATCACTATTACAGCTGTACCAACATctacaacagctgcaccaagaaccacaacagctgcaccaacaactactacagctgcaccaacaaaaacgacagctgcaccaacaaccacaacagctgcaccaacaaccacaactgctgcaccaacaaccacaacagctgcaacaacaaccacaactgctgcaccaacaaccactacagctgtaCCAACATCTACGAAAGCTGCACCAagaaccacaacagctgcaccaacaaccacgactactCCAATATCATCTACTCCggctgcaccaacaactactacagctgcaccaacaaccacaacagctacaacaacaaccacaactgctgcaccaacaaccacaacagttacACCAACAAGCACAACAGCTGCATCAATCACTACTACAGCTGTACCAACATCTACGAAAGCTGCACCAagaaccacaacagctgcaccaacaaccacgactactccaacatcatctactccagctgcaccaacatctacaacagctgcaccaagaaccacaacagctgcacaaacaactactacagctgcaccaacaaaaacgacagctgcaccaacaaccacgccagctgcaccaacaaccacgccagctgcaccaacaaccacaacagcttcaccaacaaccacaacagctgcaccaagaaccactacagctgaaccagcatccactacagctgcacaaaaaaccacgacagctgcaccgaCAACCACAACTGCTTCACCAACAACAAC AACCACGACTGctacaccaacaaccacgacagtttCACCAACAACCACTGCAGCTGTTCCAACATctacaacagctgcaccaacaaccactacagctgcaccaacaaccactacagctgcaccaacaaccactacagctgcaccaacaaccactacagctgcaccaacaaccactacagctgcaccaacaaccgctacagctgcaccaacaaccactacagctgcaccaacaaccacaacagct CTGCATCAAAAACCAcgacaactgcaccaacaactacaacagctgcaccaacaagcACTAcatctgcaccaacaaccacaaattCTGCACCAACTTCCGCTTCAGCTGCATCAACAACCACTACATCTGCATCAACAACCATGA
- the LOC141281577 gene encoding uncharacterized protein, whose amino-acid sequence MDCCTNNHDGCTNNHNSCTNNHVRCIKNHDSCTNNYDFYAPTTTPAATTSTAAALTTTTATPTTTTAAPTTTTAVQTTTTAAPTSTTTAPTTTTAAPTTTTAAPTTTPAVPTTTVAATTTTTAAPTTTTAAPTTTTAAPTTTTAAPTTTTAEPTSTTAGPTTTTAAPTSTTAAPKTTTVAPTTTTAEQTTTNTAPTSTTAAPTTTTATPTTTTATPTTTTNAPTTTNTATTFTSSELTSTTAAPTTTTAAPTTTATVPTTTAAAPTTTTAAPTSTTSAPRTTTAAPTTTTAAPITTTTAPTTMAAAPTTTTSATTTTTTAPTSTTAAPTTTAPTTTTAAPTSTTAALTTTTATPTTTTVSPRTTTAAPTSTTAAQKTPTAAPTTTTSAPTTTNTAPTSASAASITTTSASTSTTTVSITTTAAPITTTASPTTMTAAPITTTAAPTTSTTAPTITTNAPITTTAAPTSNTAASKTTTTAPTTTTAAPTSTTSAPTTTNSAPTSASAASTTTTSASTTTTTVTITTTAAPITTTAAPITTTTSTSSICTNNHD is encoded by the exons ATGGACTGCTGCACCAATAACCACGACGGCTGCACTAataaccacaacagctgcaccaacaaccacgtcCGCTGCATCAAAaaccacgacagttgcaccaaTAACTACGACTTCT atgcaccaacaaccacaccAGCTGCAACAACAAGCACGGCAGCTGCCCTAACAACCACGACTGctacaccaacaaccactacagctgcaccaacaaccactacagctgtacaaacaaccactacagctgcaccaacttctactacaactgcaccaacaaccacgacagctgcaccaacaaccacgacggctgcaccaacaaccacaccAGCTGTACCAACAACCACAGTAGctgcaacaacaaccacaacagctgcaccaacaaccactacggctgcaccaacaaccacaacagctgcaccaacaaccacgacagctgcaccaacaaccactacagctgaaccaacatctactacagctggaccaacaaccacaacagctgcaccaacatccactacagctgcaccaaaaaccacaacagtagcaccaacaaccacgacagctgaaCAAACAACCACAAAtactgcaccaacatctaccacagctgcaccaacaaccacgacagctaccccaacaaccacgacagctaccccaacaaccacgactaatgcaccaacaaccacgaatACTGCAACAACATTCACTTCGTCTGAACTAACAagcacgacagctgcaccaacaaccactacagctgcaccaacaaccacggcTACTGTACCAACAACCACGGCAgcagcaccaacaaccacgacagctgcaccaacatctactacaTCTGCACCAagaaccacgacagctgcaccaacaaccacgactgctgcaccaataaccacgacaactgcaccaacaaccatggcagctgcaccaacaaccactacatctgcaacaacaaccacaactactgcaccaacatccactacagctgcaccaacaactactgcaccaacaaccacgacagctgcaccaacatccacaacaGCAGCCCTAACAACCACGACTGctacaccaacaaccacaacagtttcaccaagaaccacaacagctgcaccaacatccactacagctgcccAAAAAACCccgactgctgcaccaacaaccactacatctgcaccaacaaccacaaatacTGCACCAACTTCCGCTTCAGCTGCATCAATAACCACTACATCTGCGTCAACATCCACGACTACTGTATCAATTACCACAACAGCAGCACCAATAACCACGACAGCTTCACCAACCACCATGACTGCTGCACCAataaccactacagctgcaccaacaacctctacaactgcaccaacaaTCACAACTAATGCACCAataaccactacagctgcaccaacatctaatACAGCTGCATCAAAAACCActacaactgcaccaacaactacaacagctgcaccaacaagcACTAcatctgcaccaacaaccacaaattCTGCACCAACTTCCGCTTCAGCTGCATCAACAACCACTACATCTGCATCAACAACCACGACTACTGTAACAATTACCACAACAGCAGCACCAATTacaacaacagctgcaccaataACCACGACTACTTCAACTTCATCTAT ctgcaccaacaatcaCGACTAA